From Candidatus Amoebophilus asiaticus 5a2, the proteins below share one genomic window:
- the tsaD gene encoding tRNA (adenosine(37)-N6)-threonylcarbamoyltransferase complex transferase subunit TsaD: protein MQQKNINILAIESSCDETAAAVICNEKIASNVIASQSIHEIYGGVVPELASRAHQQKIVPIVSQALKSANLTKEALHAVAFTRGPGLLGALLIGACFAKSLALGLGIPLVAVHHMHAHVLANFIEDPQPTFPFLCLTISGGHTQLVLVNSYTSMQLIGQTQDDAVGEAFDKIAKIMNFSYPGGPFIDHYAQQGNPHRFDFPTTIMPGLDFSFSGIKTAFLYFIRNNIQKNSNFIAEYQADICASIQHTLIKMLLSKVKKAMAYTGLNKLALAGGVAANKGLRQAINQMAAEKGWQLFIPATEYCTDNAAMIAMAAHYQYLANDFANVKTNVLPNMPI from the coding sequence ATGCAACAAAAAAATATAAATATATTAGCTATAGAGTCATCTTGTGATGAAACAGCTGCAGCTGTCATCTGTAATGAAAAGATAGCCAGCAATGTGATTGCTAGCCAATCTATTCACGAAATTTATGGAGGGGTTGTACCCGAACTAGCCTCCAGGGCTCATCAGCAAAAAATTGTTCCAATAGTAAGCCAAGCACTAAAAAGTGCAAACTTAACTAAGGAAGCATTGCATGCTGTAGCTTTTACAAGAGGCCCTGGTCTATTGGGAGCCCTGCTGATAGGAGCTTGCTTTGCCAAATCCTTAGCATTAGGCTTAGGTATACCGCTTGTAGCTGTACACCACATGCATGCGCATGTGCTTGCTAACTTTATAGAAGATCCCCAACCTACTTTTCCTTTTTTGTGCCTCACCATCAGTGGAGGACACACGCAACTGGTGCTTGTGAACAGTTATACATCTATGCAACTGATAGGACAAACACAAGATGACGCTGTAGGAGAAGCGTTCGATAAGATAGCTAAAATAATGAATTTTTCCTACCCTGGAGGACCTTTTATTGATCACTATGCTCAACAAGGAAATCCTCACAGGTTTGATTTCCCAACCACCATCATGCCGGGCCTCGACTTCTCATTTAGTGGTATAAAGACTGCCTTCTTATATTTTATACGTAACAATATACAAAAAAATTCTAATTTTATAGCTGAGTACCAAGCGGATATTTGTGCTAGTATTCAGCACACACTTATTAAAATGTTGCTTAGCAAAGTAAAGAAGGCTATGGCATACACTGGTCTTAATAAACTAGCATTGGCAGGCGGAGTAGCGGCTAACAAAGGCCTTAGACAAGCTATAAATCAAATGGCAGCAGAAAAAGGATGGCAACTTTTTATTCCTGCAACCGAATACTGCACAGATAATGCAGCTATGATAGCCATGGCAGCACATTATCAATACCTCGCAAACGATTTTGCTAATGTAAAGACCAATGTATTACCTAATATGCCTATATAA
- the smpB gene encoding SsrA-binding protein SmpB, giving the protein MNVKKNKTTGLVIRNKQASFEYTFIDKFIAGIVLTGTEIKSIRKAKVSLQEAYCYFKSGELWIKSMHIAQYEQGNIYNHVENRERKLLLTRKELNKLIKNQEKGLTIIPIQLFIDENNRAKLQIALAKGKKLYDKRQHIKERDVQRDMERHQTAKF; this is encoded by the coding sequence ATGAATGTAAAAAAGAATAAAACTACCGGACTGGTTATTCGAAACAAACAAGCAAGCTTTGAATATACATTTATAGATAAATTCATCGCCGGGATTGTACTTACTGGTACAGAAATAAAATCTATTAGAAAAGCTAAAGTTAGTTTACAGGAAGCCTATTGTTATTTTAAAAGTGGAGAACTTTGGATTAAAAGTATGCATATTGCACAGTATGAGCAAGGCAATATATATAATCATGTAGAGAATAGAGAGAGAAAATTGCTTTTAACTAGAAAAGAGCTTAACAAGCTTATTAAAAATCAGGAAAAAGGGCTTACCATAATACCCATACAGCTCTTTATTGATGAAAACAATCGTGCTAAATTGCAAATTGCTTTAGCTAAAGGCAAAAAACTGTATGACAAAAGACAGCACATTAAAGAAAGAGATGTACAAAGAGATATGGAACGACATCAAACTGCAAAATTTTAA
- a CDS encoding DUF4199 domain-containing protein translates to MWLIGIRSGIITLLALIAYTLLVQVLNLKNSILGHLEYAVFTLGIYSALFYYKNANNGSITYMQGLQVGMIAVLFTSVVISVLTYVMLFTYGNNFVNTLLLEFKRSIQQIDLTNNSVQNSITLIESVFNSKLLGVLIFLSISFTGFIFTLFIALFAKKNNS, encoded by the coding sequence ATGTGGCTTATAGGAATTCGTAGTGGCATCATTACACTATTAGCATTAATTGCTTATACATTACTAGTACAAGTTTTAAATTTAAAAAACTCCATACTAGGTCACCTAGAATATGCTGTATTTACATTAGGGATATACTCTGCACTCTTTTATTATAAGAATGCAAACAATGGTTCCATAACTTATATGCAAGGTTTGCAAGTAGGTATGATAGCTGTACTCTTTACTAGTGTGGTTATAAGCGTATTAACATATGTTATGCTATTTACATATGGAAACAATTTTGTTAATACTTTACTACTAGAATTTAAAAGATCCATTCAGCAAATTGACCTTACTAATAACTCCGTACAAAATAGCATAACATTGATAGAATCAGTGTTTAATTCAAAGTTGTTAGGAGTACTTATCTTCTTGTCTATCTCTTTCACAGGATTTATCTTTACACTATTTATTGCTCTGTTTGCAAAAAAGAATAATTCCTAA
- a CDS encoding DUF502 domain-containing protein, producing MKIKGVKKTNKQLFNTLLGYFLRGLLLIVPFVLTGYIISMALNWMDGIIKIKIPGLGITIVLVAITLFGYLGSTLLVRSLFDTIEKLVTKVPLISTIYTSLKDLIAAFVGNKKKFDKPVLVTIDIDRRIQKIGFITQQELEILHLPASVAVYIPDSYSFSGGLCIVPKELITPLPDISGTEVMKFVISGGVTAIQNVNEEEQIVNFPAKESI from the coding sequence ATGAAAATAAAAGGAGTAAAAAAAACTAATAAACAACTATTCAACACTTTATTAGGCTACTTTTTAAGAGGGCTCTTGTTAATTGTGCCATTTGTACTAACAGGCTATATCATTTCTATGGCACTAAACTGGATGGATGGCATTATTAAAATAAAAATTCCTGGATTAGGCATAACCATTGTTTTAGTAGCCATTACCTTATTTGGTTATTTAGGAAGTACTTTACTAGTAAGGTCATTATTTGACACCATTGAAAAGCTAGTTACCAAAGTACCACTGATCAGTACTATATACACTTCACTTAAAGATTTAATTGCTGCATTTGTAGGCAATAAAAAGAAGTTTGATAAACCTGTTTTAGTAACAATCGATATAGATAGAAGGATACAAAAAATAGGATTTATAACACAGCAAGAATTAGAAATACTCCACTTACCAGCAAGTGTGGCTGTTTATATTCCTGATTCTTATAGCTTCTCTGGAGGATTATGTATTGTACCTAAAGAACTTATTACACCTTTACCAGACATTTCTGGTACAGAAGTAATGAAATTTGTTATTTCCGGTGGTGTAACAGCCATACAAAATGTAAACGAGGAAGAACAAATTGTAAACTTTCCTGCTAAAGAGAGTATATAA
- a CDS encoding lysylphosphatidylglycerol synthase transmembrane domain-containing protein: MKIIRKIIPYIFSLFVASILLRYTYRNMSFEDLCLQVQELEWRWIVLSISLGLFSHLMRAYRWKLLLQPLGYNIGLMRTFSALMTGYLSNLFVPRLGEIIRCSVLRRTTIDIPMGILLGTVVLERIIDFIGFLIITACNFIISFSEITFTLQSITFPSINYKKLGWVLAFIIVVLAWAILFIYCTWDHNHLNKKLSSTKSFIINIKRGFYSILASQEKMLIVYTTILKWGLYYLSDYVGLFAIHTTSHLNWKVGLSILTMSSLSFAVPIQGAIGAYHILVSSSLMAYGISQSNALLYAGVMHAMHMLTILICGCISLVFTRLWVKSKKT; the protein is encoded by the coding sequence TTGAAAATAATCAGAAAAATTATTCCTTATATATTTTCTCTATTTGTAGCCAGCATCCTGCTACGCTACACTTATCGAAACATGTCATTCGAAGATTTATGTTTACAGGTACAGGAACTAGAATGGCGATGGATAGTATTATCAATTTCACTTGGTTTGTTTAGCCACCTTATGCGGGCGTATCGTTGGAAGCTTTTATTGCAGCCGCTTGGATACAATATAGGTCTTATGCGGACTTTTTCTGCATTGATGACAGGTTATTTAAGTAATCTGTTTGTACCACGTTTAGGTGAAATAATACGCTGTAGTGTACTGCGACGTACTACTATAGATATTCCTATGGGAATCTTACTAGGAACTGTAGTATTGGAACGTATCATAGACTTTATTGGATTCTTAATTATAACGGCATGCAATTTTATTATTAGCTTTTCAGAAATAACATTTACACTACAATCTATAACTTTCCCTTCTATCAACTATAAAAAATTAGGTTGGGTGCTAGCATTTATAATAGTTGTATTAGCTTGGGCCATCTTGTTTATCTACTGTACTTGGGACCATAACCATTTAAATAAGAAATTGTCCAGCACTAAATCTTTTATAATTAATATTAAAAGAGGATTTTATAGTATTCTAGCATCACAAGAGAAAATGCTTATAGTATATACTACTATCCTTAAGTGGGGTCTGTATTATTTAAGTGATTACGTAGGGTTATTTGCCATCCATACAACTTCACATCTAAACTGGAAGGTTGGCTTATCTATACTTACCATGAGTAGTTTAAGTTTTGCAGTGCCTATCCAAGGAGCTATAGGGGCTTATCATATTTTGGTAAGTAGTAGTTTGATGGCTTATGGAATCTCTCAAAGCAATGCTTTATTATATGCTGGAGTTATGCATGCTATGCATATGCTAACTATACTTATATGTGGGTGTATAAGCCTTGTTTTTACTCGATTATGGGTCAAATCAAAAAAAACTTAG
- a CDS encoding glycogen/starch synthase, producing MSSLRILYVASEIAPFLSTSNVGIFVGKLAPAMQEKNVDIRILVPRFGVINERKNKLHEVVRLSGISIKIGNETQNLSVKVTAIPGTRIQVYFIDNELYFHRKFVFNDKEGNFFEDNSERLIFICKGALETVKNLNWVPDVVHCHDWITSLIPLYLKTSLKQDPTFQRTKVLLNLYNTNFPGQFNGSFADKAKMNGMQEQEINQLASVGFAELMQIGAQYADMVIQSELINNTSLSALCAERNIPCITNNEEGIQEYLKLYKQLTELITQ from the coding sequence ATGTCTAGTTTACGCATACTTTATGTAGCTAGTGAAATAGCGCCCTTTCTTAGTACTTCTAACGTAGGAATATTTGTTGGGAAGCTAGCACCGGCTATGCAAGAAAAAAATGTTGATATACGTATTTTGGTTCCCAGGTTTGGTGTAATTAATGAGAGAAAGAATAAACTCCATGAGGTAGTTCGATTATCGGGAATTAGCATTAAGATAGGTAACGAAACTCAAAACTTATCTGTTAAAGTAACTGCTATACCTGGAACAAGAATCCAAGTATATTTTATTGATAACGAACTATATTTCCATAGAAAGTTTGTATTTAATGATAAAGAGGGCAACTTCTTTGAGGATAATAGTGAACGTCTTATTTTCATATGTAAAGGCGCTTTAGAGACTGTAAAAAATTTAAACTGGGTACCTGATGTAGTTCATTGCCACGACTGGATTACTAGTTTAATACCTTTATATTTGAAAACCAGCTTAAAACAAGATCCAACATTTCAACGTACCAAAGTATTGCTTAACCTGTATAATACTAATTTCCCAGGACAATTTAATGGATCTTTTGCTGACAAAGCAAAAATGAATGGTATGCAAGAGCAAGAAATCAATCAATTAGCTTCTGTAGGATTTGCTGAGCTTATGCAAATAGGTGCACAGTATGCCGATATGGTCATTCAGTCTGAATTGATTAATAATACTTCCTTGTCCGCTTTATGTGCTGAAAGAAATATCCCCTGCATTACTAATAATGAAGAAGGCATACAAGAATATCTTAAGCTTTATAAACAACTAACTGAATTAATAACACAATAG
- the rplQ gene encoding 50S ribosomal protein L17: MRHGKKFNHLSRPASHRKALLSNQAKSLILHKRIITTVAKAKALRKFVEPIITKAKQDSTHARRVVFSYFQDKEPVKLLFNEVAPKIGDRPGGYTRIIRLGNRLGDNAEMCMMELVDYNTYLQKAAEPKQTKARTRRGKGKLGATTTVSSEKTQPNTQDMATQAKPVENTQVEGADEQEALDTQSPEQTNKQEE; this comes from the coding sequence ATGAGACACGGTAAAAAATTTAATCATCTGAGTAGGCCTGCGTCCCACCGCAAGGCTCTATTATCTAACCAGGCTAAGTCCCTTATTTTACATAAACGTATTATTACTACCGTAGCCAAAGCTAAAGCACTTAGGAAGTTTGTAGAGCCTATTATTACAAAGGCTAAACAAGATTCTACGCATGCAAGAAGAGTAGTGTTCTCCTATTTTCAAGATAAAGAGCCCGTTAAACTACTTTTTAATGAGGTTGCTCCTAAGATAGGGGATAGACCGGGAGGTTATACACGTATTATTAGGCTAGGAAATCGCCTAGGGGATAATGCAGAAATGTGTATGATGGAGTTAGTAGACTATAATACATACTTGCAAAAGGCAGCAGAGCCAAAACAAACCAAGGCTAGAACTCGAAGGGGAAAAGGAAAATTAGGTGCTACTACGACTGTGAGTTCTGAAAAAACACAGCCTAACACTCAAGATATGGCTACTCAAGCTAAACCAGTTGAAAATACTCAGGTAGAAGGAGCAGATGAGCAAGAAGCTTTAGATACACAATCTCCTGAACAAACTAATAAACAAGAAGAATAA
- a CDS encoding DNA-directed RNA polymerase subunit alpha, which translates to MSSIAFQIPGKISVKQADEFHGIFTFKPLERGYGVTIGNALRRVILSSLEGYAITSIRIPGIYHEFSTIEGVTEDLVEIILNLKQIRFKKIGDTTENKIFISINNKKILTAGDFAQATAAFEITNPELVICHIDESARFEIEVTVEKGRGYVPAEENKIDAQVKGVIPIDSIFTPVKNVKYHVENTRVGQKTDYESLVFSVETDGTIHPQTAIERAADIMIKHFALLIDRNKMVETKDADEIDVLDESTLQMRKLLKTPLSEMGLSVRAFNCLKAADIKTLGDLVQLKVSDMAQFRNFGKKSLKELQDLVASKDLTFGMDLSAYNLNDQ; encoded by the coding sequence ATGTCATCAATAGCCTTTCAAATACCTGGTAAAATCTCTGTAAAACAAGCAGACGAGTTTCATGGTATATTTACTTTTAAGCCACTTGAAAGAGGTTATGGCGTAACCATTGGTAATGCTTTGAGAAGAGTGATACTATCCTCACTAGAAGGATATGCTATCACCTCTATCAGAATACCGGGCATATATCACGAGTTTTCTACTATAGAGGGGGTAACAGAAGATTTAGTAGAAATTATTTTAAACCTTAAGCAGATTAGGTTTAAAAAAATTGGAGATACTACAGAAAATAAAATATTTATTTCAATCAACAATAAAAAAATTCTGACAGCAGGAGATTTTGCACAGGCAACTGCTGCGTTTGAAATAACTAACCCAGAATTAGTTATTTGCCATATAGATGAGTCAGCCAGATTCGAAATAGAAGTTACTGTTGAAAAAGGACGTGGCTACGTACCTGCAGAAGAAAATAAAATTGATGCACAGGTAAAAGGTGTTATTCCAATCGATTCTATTTTTACTCCTGTAAAAAATGTTAAATACCATGTTGAGAACACTCGTGTTGGTCAAAAAACAGATTATGAATCTCTAGTATTCTCTGTAGAAACTGATGGTACTATTCACCCTCAAACTGCTATTGAGCGTGCTGCTGACATTATGATCAAGCATTTTGCTCTACTCATTGATAGAAACAAGATGGTAGAGACTAAGGATGCTGATGAGATAGATGTCTTGGATGAGTCTACGCTACAAATGCGTAAATTACTTAAAACTCCTCTTAGCGAAATGGGACTATCTGTTAGAGCCTTTAACTGTCTTAAAGCAGCTGACATAAAAACTTTAGGAGATTTAGTGCAATTGAAGGTGTCTGATATGGCCCAATTTAGAAATTTTGGTAAAAAGTCTCTTAAAGAGTTACAAGACTTAGTAGCTAGTAAAGATTTAACTTTTGGTATGGATCTATCAGCTTATAATCTAAATGACCAATAA
- the rpsD gene encoding 30S ribosomal protein S4 codes for MARYIGPKAKISRRFNEPIFGPSKALQKKNYPPGQHGKIRKKKSEYAIQLMEKGKAKYIYGLLEKQFANLFYKAAKKKGVTGELLLQYLETRLDNVVYRLGITPTRRSARQLVSHKHITVNGKIVNIPSYALKVGDIIGLTEKTKSSNAITERISSHSHNKNNWLEWDSKQMIGKVMSLPHREEIPEKINEQSIVELYSK; via the coding sequence ATGGCAAGATATATAGGTCCTAAAGCTAAAATTTCTAGAAGATTTAATGAGCCCATATTTGGGCCTAGCAAGGCACTTCAGAAAAAGAATTACCCTCCAGGTCAACATGGTAAAATTCGTAAAAAGAAGTCTGAATATGCCATCCAGCTAATGGAAAAAGGAAAAGCCAAGTATATATATGGATTACTAGAAAAGCAATTTGCTAACCTTTTCTATAAAGCAGCTAAGAAGAAAGGAGTTACAGGCGAACTGTTGCTACAATACTTAGAAACAAGGCTTGATAATGTCGTATATCGCTTAGGTATAACACCTACTCGGAGATCCGCTAGACAGTTAGTGTCGCATAAGCATATTACTGTAAATGGTAAAATAGTTAATATTCCTTCTTATGCATTAAAAGTGGGTGATATAATTGGCTTAACCGAGAAAACAAAGTCATCAAACGCTATTACCGAGCGTATTTCTAGCCATTCACATAATAAAAATAACTGGTTAGAATGGGATAGTAAACAGATGATTGGTAAAGTCATGTCACTGCCACATAGAGAAGAAATCCCTGAAAAAATTAATGAGCAAAGTATTGTTGAGCTATACTCTAAATAA
- the rpsK gene encoding 30S ribosomal protein S11, which yields MAKSQKEKTKKRVVSVGKLGQAHIKATYNNIIISMTNEIGQVISWSSAGKMGFKGSKKNTPYAAQVSAGDCAKVAHELGLRKVEVYVKGAGVGRESAIRTIQDAGIEISTIKDVTPIPHNGCRPPKRRRP from the coding sequence ATGGCAAAATCCCAAAAAGAAAAAACCAAGAAGCGAGTTGTCAGCGTTGGCAAGTTAGGCCAAGCGCATATTAAAGCCACGTATAACAATATTATTATTTCTATGACCAATGAGATTGGGCAAGTTATATCTTGGTCTTCCGCTGGTAAAATGGGATTTAAGGGTTCTAAAAAAAATACCCCATATGCAGCCCAAGTATCTGCTGGAGATTGTGCAAAAGTAGCGCATGAGTTGGGCCTTAGAAAGGTTGAAGTTTATGTGAAGGGAGCGGGTGTAGGCAGAGAATCTGCTATTAGAACTATCCAAGATGCTGGTATAGAAATTAGTACTATTAAGGATGTAACTCCTATTCCACATAATGGATGTAGACCTCCTAAACGTAGACGTCCGTAA
- the rpsM gene encoding 30S ribosomal protein S13, translating into MARILGVDIPDNKRGEIALTYIFGIGRSSANQILAAAGVNKDKRVSSWTDEESQTIRTVINENYKVEGELKSEIRLNIKRLVDIGCYRGRRHVLGLPVRGQSTKNNARTRKGKRKTVANKKKAAKK; encoded by the coding sequence ATGGCTAGAATATTAGGTGTAGATATTCCAGATAACAAACGAGGAGAAATAGCACTTACTTATATTTTTGGTATTGGTCGTAGCTCAGCTAATCAGATTTTAGCAGCAGCAGGCGTCAATAAAGATAAACGTGTTTCCAGTTGGACCGATGAAGAGTCTCAAACAATCCGTACTGTTATTAATGAGAATTATAAAGTAGAAGGAGAATTAAAGTCTGAGATACGCTTAAATATAAAAAGGTTAGTAGATATAGGATGTTATAGGGGTAGAAGGCATGTATTAGGTCTTCCTGTAAGAGGACAAAGTACTAAGAATAATGCTAGAACCCGAAAAGGAAAACGAAAAACAGTAGCTAATAAGAAGAAAGCTGCGAAGAAATAA
- the ykgO gene encoding type B 50S ribosomal protein L36, with amino-acid sequence MKIRSSIKKRSSGCQIVRRKGVLYVINKKNPRFKQRQG; translated from the coding sequence ATGAAGATAAGATCATCTATTAAAAAACGTAGTAGCGGATGCCAGATAGTACGTAGGAAAGGAGTACTTTATGTTATTAATAAAAAAAATCCAAGATTTAAACAAAGACAAGGATAA
- the infA gene encoding translation initiation factor IF-1 has product MAKTPPIEQDGTVEVALPNAEFKVRLANGHLVRAHISGRMRKFYINILPGDQVKLELTPYDLTKGRIVQRYKVNQP; this is encoded by the coding sequence ATGGCTAAAACACCTCCAATAGAACAAGATGGCACAGTAGAAGTAGCTCTCCCTAATGCTGAATTTAAAGTACGTTTAGCAAATGGACATCTTGTTAGAGCACATATCTCTGGTAGGATGCGGAAATTTTATATCAATATATTACCTGGAGATCAAGTGAAACTAGAGTTGACTCCTTATGATCTTACAAAAGGACGTATTGTCCAAAGATATAAGGTAAATCAACCATAA
- the map gene encoding type I methionyl aminopeptidase, which yields MIFLKNDEEIAIIKQSGLILAQAFGVVAKAIKPGVATKTLDKLAETYIYDHGAIPSFKGYDQFPATLCVSVNEAVVHGIPGDYELKEGDIVSVDGGVFYKGFHSDSAFTFPVGEITKEAKELIKVTKEALYLGINQAIVGNRIGDIGGTVEDYVSKHNFTVVRNLAGHGIGKNLHEDPQVPNYGKLGSGVRLKKGMVLAIEPMVNVGRSAVKQEKDGWTITTIDKKLSAHFEHTIAVGEQQAEILTSYQYIEEVFRI from the coding sequence ATGATATTTTTAAAAAATGATGAAGAAATAGCTATAATTAAACAAAGTGGTCTTATCTTAGCACAAGCTTTTGGTGTAGTTGCAAAAGCTATTAAGCCAGGTGTAGCAACAAAAACTTTGGATAAACTAGCTGAGACATACATATATGATCATGGCGCTATTCCTTCTTTTAAAGGATATGATCAATTTCCTGCTACATTATGTGTTTCAGTCAACGAAGCCGTTGTACATGGCATACCAGGAGACTATGAGCTAAAAGAAGGCGATATTGTTTCTGTGGACGGTGGAGTGTTTTATAAAGGATTTCATAGTGATTCAGCTTTTACATTTCCTGTCGGGGAAATAACGAAAGAAGCTAAAGAACTTATTAAGGTTACAAAAGAAGCATTATATTTGGGAATTAATCAGGCAATTGTAGGGAACAGAATAGGAGATATTGGTGGAACAGTAGAAGATTATGTTTCTAAGCATAATTTTACAGTAGTAAGAAATTTAGCAGGGCATGGTATTGGTAAAAATCTTCATGAAGATCCACAAGTACCTAATTATGGTAAGCTAGGGTCTGGTGTACGATTAAAGAAAGGAATGGTCCTTGCTATAGAGCCTATGGTGAATGTAGGAAGATCTGCAGTTAAGCAAGAAAAAGATGGTTGGACAATTACTACAATAGATAAAAAGCTTTCTGCACATTTTGAGCATACAATAGCAGTAGGTGAGCAGCAAGCCGAAATATTAACAAGTTACCAATATATAGAAGAAGTTTTTAGAATTTAA
- the secY gene encoding preprotein translocase subunit SecY — translation MRKFLATFKRIFFIPELRSRILTTIGLLLVFRLGAFIVLPGIDATRIAGKAKGILGLLDIFLGGAFSNVSIFGLGVVPYISASIAVQLLTVAVPYFQKIQREGQAGRKTLSNITKALTIVIAMIQSASYLAATVSTDSIMISKPLFYILSLFILPAGTMACMWIGDRITDKGIGNGVSMLIMIGIVSSLPGAFFEEFVLRGSRGLLIFIFEIFALFLIVVSVVMFTQATRRIPLQYAKQMATSGGIYSGQRQYIPLKLNSSGVMPIIFAQVLMFLPALVSNFFANKSEKMAMVSRIFGDFTTWQYNLVFSILIIAFTYFYTAISINPMQIADDMKRGSSFIPGIKPGKPTASFIDDILSKITLPGSLFLAIIAILPGLAYMAGLSKGFSRFFGGTSLLIMVGVVLDSLQQIESYLLMHHYDHMMDSGRIQGRSQI, via the coding sequence ATGCGTAAATTTCTTGCTACATTTAAGAGAATATTTTTTATTCCTGAACTGAGGAGCCGAATACTTACTACCATAGGCTTACTATTGGTTTTTAGATTGGGCGCTTTTATTGTTTTACCAGGCATTGATGCTACTAGGATAGCTGGAAAAGCTAAAGGAATACTAGGCCTATTAGATATATTTCTAGGAGGGGCTTTTAGCAATGTCTCCATTTTTGGATTAGGTGTAGTGCCTTATATTTCAGCATCCATAGCTGTTCAACTCTTAACCGTAGCGGTTCCTTATTTCCAAAAAATACAAAGGGAGGGCCAAGCAGGCAGAAAAACACTTAGCAATATTACTAAAGCACTTACTATTGTAATTGCCATGATACAGTCGGCTAGTTATTTGGCTGCTACTGTTTCTACTGACTCAATTATGATTAGCAAGCCACTTTTTTATATTTTATCTTTATTTATTCTTCCAGCAGGTACCATGGCTTGTATGTGGATAGGAGACAGAATTACTGACAAAGGAATAGGTAATGGAGTTTCAATGCTAATTATGATTGGAATTGTATCTTCTTTGCCAGGAGCTTTTTTTGAAGAGTTTGTTTTAAGAGGATCCAGAGGATTGTTAATATTCATATTTGAAATCTTTGCTCTTTTCTTAATCGTTGTTAGTGTAGTAATGTTCACACAAGCAACACGCAGAATTCCTCTTCAATATGCCAAACAGATGGCAACAAGTGGTGGAATTTATAGTGGCCAAAGGCAATACATACCACTTAAGCTCAATAGCTCTGGAGTTATGCCTATTATCTTTGCACAGGTTCTTATGTTTCTACCAGCACTGGTGTCTAATTTTTTTGCTAATAAAAGTGAGAAAATGGCTATGGTATCAAGGATTTTTGGTGACTTTACTACTTGGCAGTATAACCTTGTATTTTCCATACTTATTATAGCATTTACCTATTTCTATACAGCTATCAGTATTAATCCCATGCAAATAGCTGATGATATGAAAAGAGGTAGTAGTTTTATTCCAGGTATTAAGCCTGGCAAACCTACAGCCTCTTTTATAGATGATATTTTAAGCAAAATAACATTGCCAGGCTCCTTATTTTTAGCAATAATTGCTATTTTACCGGGATTGGCTTATATGGCAGGTTTAAGCAAAGGATTTAGCCGCTTTTTTGGAGGCACTTCCTTACTTATTATGGTCGGCGTGGTATTAGATAGCTTGCAGCAAATAGAAAGTTATTTGTTAATGCATCACTATGATCACATGATGGACTCTGGTAGGATACAAGGAAGATCGCAGATATAG